One part of the Enterococcus sp. DIV1094 genome encodes these proteins:
- a CDS encoding nucleoside 2-deoxyribosyltransferase, with the protein MNIYFAAPLFAKGDLLYNESLAKKIRGISSDLTIYLPQENEAINDKTAYADSKMIALADTEKVLESDLMIALLDGLTIDAGVASEIGVAYAKGIPVIGLYTDSRQQGATHPKKVDALQHIGENQFHYLNLYTVGLIKLNGTIVSSEEALIEALESYLAGGNIHE; encoded by the coding sequence ATGAATATTTATTTTGCAGCGCCACTCTTTGCAAAAGGAGATTTACTTTATAATGAATCTCTTGCAAAAAAAATCCGAGGGATATCATCTGATTTGACGATCTACCTTCCACAAGAAAACGAAGCAATCAATGACAAAACTGCTTATGCAGACAGCAAAATGATTGCCTTGGCAGATACAGAAAAAGTTCTGGAAAGCGATTTGATGATTGCCCTCTTAGACGGACTAACGATCGATGCCGGTGTTGCTTCTGAAATCGGGGTAGCTTATGCAAAGGGTATTCCAGTTATTGGCTTATATACCGACTCTCGCCAACAAGGAGCGACTCATCCGAAAAAAGTAGATGCATTGCAACACATCGGTGAAAATCAGTTCCATTATTTGAACCTTTATACGGTTGGTTTGATCAAATTGAACGGTACGATTGTTTCTTCTGAAGAAGCGTTGATCGAAGCGTTGGAATCTTATCTAGCAGGAGGAAACATCCATGAGTAA